One Rossellomorea marisflavi genomic region harbors:
- a CDS encoding N-acetylmuramoyl-L-alanine amidase, producing the protein MANNSGADLFISIHCNANPSPLASGTECYTYNPSPSEAALSASIARSISSKLGLKNRGALQEEFRVIKYTNDAGYPR; encoded by the coding sequence ATGGCAAACAATAGTGGCGCAGATCTCTTTATTTCCATTCACTGTAACGCTAATCCAAGCCCACTCGCTTCGGGAACGGAATGTTACACGTACAATCCTAGTCCAAGTGAAGCAGCACTATCAGCATCCATTGCTCGTTCCATTTCGTCTAAACTAGGTCTCAAAAACCGGGGAGCCTTGCAGGAGGAGTTCCGAGTCATTAAGTATACAAACGATGCCGGCTATCCTCGTTGA
- a CDS encoding sigma-70 family RNA polymerase sigma factor, producing MVQEAKLGDELGAMELMELFSPLINKYGRLLLGEDTKQDLKLHLFKTIYRMNLETMREKNNKVIFSYLAKAIRYEYIRLSKFHRNKEENEAVVDVETYEDEVALNSEIDLLEMMEVLTKKEAFIVSCIYVNCLSSTEVAHYLDISRQSVNQTKNRALNKIKNLYFGNKKKKHRN from the coding sequence TTGGTTCAAGAGGCTAAATTAGGTGATGAATTAGGTGCAATGGAGTTGATGGAACTTTTTAGTCCTCTAATTAATAAATATGGAAGGCTGCTACTAGGGGAAGACACGAAACAAGATTTAAAACTACACCTATTCAAGACAATTTACAGAATGAATCTCGAAACTATGAGGGAGAAAAATAACAAGGTGATCTTCAGTTATTTAGCCAAAGCGATAAGGTATGAGTATATTCGACTCTCGAAATTTCACCGGAATAAAGAGGAGAATGAAGCTGTAGTGGATGTTGAAACATACGAAGATGAGGTGGCACTAAACTCAGAAATTGACCTCTTAGAAATGATGGAGGTATTAACCAAAAAAGAAGCATTTATTGTGAGCTGTATCTATGTAAACTGTCTGTCATCAACCGAGGTAGCACATTATTTAGATATATCAAGACAGTCTGTAAATCAGACTAAAAATAGGGCTTTAAACAAAATAAAGAACCTCTATTTTGGAAATAAAAAAAAGAAGCATAGAAATTAA
- a CDS encoding DUF6037 family protein: protein MKLEGIIPLYKSMIDQQANRCKFDFTFKGVKFDVLYFIDESPHKLAFGVVKENYYFETVVYNGFNVKAFIPEMSRLIKILGLEYNRENPFHPSAFYNYFNGVIPKDFKGRCQIPLPKDIAPFRPDVEEADKIYFKRWQDNSKAGKNVSPENLEKTKQWLSFEAYELCKRKNISSCWSANPKDEKQLILPK, encoded by the coding sequence ATGAAACTCGAAGGAATAATTCCGCTATATAAAAGCATGATTGATCAACAAGCGAATAGATGTAAATTTGATTTTACCTTCAAGGGAGTTAAATTTGACGTGCTTTATTTCATTGATGAATCGCCACACAAGTTAGCCTTTGGAGTAGTCAAAGAGAATTACTACTTTGAAACGGTGGTATATAATGGTTTTAACGTAAAAGCATTTATTCCTGAAATGTCCAGGTTGATAAAGATTCTAGGCTTGGAATATAATCGCGAAAACCCTTTTCATCCATCAGCTTTCTATAATTATTTTAATGGGGTCATACCAAAGGATTTTAAGGGAAGATGTCAGATACCACTTCCTAAAGACATTGCCCCTTTCCGTCCAGATGTTGAGGAAGCGGATAAGATTTATTTTAAGAGATGGCAAGACAATTCGAAGGCTGGTAAGAACGTCAGTCCTGAAAACCTCGAGAAGACTAAGCAATGGTTATCTTTTGAAGCATATGAGTTGTGTAAACGTAAGAATATTAGTTCCTGTTGGAGTGCTAATCCAAAAGACGAAAAGCAACTAATATTGCCTAAGTAA
- a CDS encoding aspartyl-phosphate phosphatase Spo0E family protein, with product MSNSSDLLTLIQHKRVELYSAADQYGLNHFETINCSQHLDELLNKLSAINHPGTREES from the coding sequence ATGAGCAACTCCTCTGACCTCCTCACCCTTATTCAACATAAAAGGGTAGAACTTTATTCGGCAGCTGATCAGTATGGGCTTAATCACTTTGAAACAATAAACTGTAGCCAGCATCTCGATGAATTACTCAATAAATTATCGGCAATAAACCATCCGGGCACTCGGGAAGAATCTTAA
- a CDS encoding DUF2187 family protein: protein MEKNSSAGKPNLMDIIEFDRYGETIEGRIILLREEIVIVEILDNDLAKKLDLGNNRTVVKNGKYKIVEKSNLPQEPTPLDPQNHYSWKKRSV, encoded by the coding sequence GTGGAGAAAAATAGTAGTGCTGGTAAACCAAATCTTATGGATATCATTGAATTTGATCGGTATGGTGAGACCATTGAAGGTAGAATAATTTTACTCAGGGAAGAAATAGTAATCGTTGAAATCTTGGACAATGACCTAGCTAAGAAGCTTGATTTAGGCAACAACAGAACAGTCGTAAAGAACGGGAAATATAAAATAGTTGAAAAGAGTAACCTTCCCCAGGAGCCAACACCACTTGACCCACAGAATCATTATTCTTGGAAGAAAAGGTCTGTCTAA
- a CDS encoding YolD-like family protein, which yields MAIRDRGRIKWTSLMLPEHVQQLRDTWEEFEREDKPIIDHFTLNENEERIHYAMEYNLSIIFKVWRDLPGKCEEVTGKVRYIQPQDHVLCVQCEDNTHIRLSFEDVVTVNVID from the coding sequence ATGGCTATACGAGATCGAGGTAGAATAAAATGGACTTCCCTAATGTTACCGGAACACGTTCAGCAACTCCGTGATACCTGGGAGGAATTCGAACGTGAAGATAAACCAATCATTGATCATTTTACTTTAAATGAGAATGAAGAGAGAATTCATTATGCTATGGAATATAACTTATCAATCATCTTTAAGGTATGGAGAGACCTTCCTGGAAAATGTGAAGAGGTTACGGGGAAGGTTCGTTATATTCAACCACAGGACCATGTTTTGTGTGTTCAATGCGAAGACAATACTCACATTCGGTTGAGTTTCGAAGATGTGGTAACAGTTAATGTCATTGATTGA
- a CDS encoding phosphoadenosine phosphosulfate reductase family protein, translating into MKKVELLPFQEYDHIIISESGGKDSMACLFYLLDLGVPPSKLELWHQSVDGGKEDHVELMDWPVTESYVEAVGNHFGIKTSFQWRSGGFFNELMRKDSLTGDVYYCDDGEIFRLPTKGGKKNTRLMWPAMSPDLRKRYCSPYLKIDVFRRVLNNHPRYKEKKILVVTGERREESSNRAKYLETELHTCNSKKRLVHAWRPVIDWNEQQIWDQYEKRRFLPHPAYLLGWNRTSCFGCIFSTADLWAMMREIAPERFAKLVSIEKQLNHTIDTKRISLEEKANLGGLDGLPKDNRLSKWVNMALSHTFTSEDLIMNKWESPAGAFRGNVGGPC; encoded by the coding sequence ATGAAAAAGGTGGAGTTACTTCCTTTCCAGGAATATGATCACATTATCATCTCTGAATCTGGTGGCAAGGATAGCATGGCTTGTCTATTTTACTTATTAGATTTAGGAGTTCCTCCATCCAAACTCGAACTTTGGCATCAGTCAGTTGATGGTGGAAAAGAGGATCATGTTGAGCTTATGGATTGGCCAGTAACAGAATCTTATGTGGAAGCGGTAGGAAACCATTTCGGAATTAAAACAAGCTTTCAATGGAGATCTGGAGGCTTTTTTAACGAACTAATGAGAAAAGATAGTCTGACCGGGGACGTGTACTATTGCGACGACGGGGAAATTTTCCGACTGCCTACAAAAGGAGGAAAGAAGAATACCCGTTTAATGTGGCCGGCAATGAGTCCTGATTTAAGAAAACGGTACTGCTCACCGTACTTAAAAATTGACGTTTTCCGTCGTGTTTTAAATAACCATCCGAGATATAAAGAGAAAAAAATACTCGTAGTAACAGGTGAGAGAAGAGAGGAGTCTTCTAACAGGGCAAAGTATTTGGAAACTGAGCTCCATACTTGTAATAGTAAGAAGCGGTTGGTCCATGCCTGGCGTCCTGTTATTGATTGGAATGAACAGCAGATTTGGGACCAATATGAAAAAAGACGCTTCCTTCCCCACCCCGCTTATTTATTAGGATGGAATCGTACCAGTTGCTTTGGCTGTATCTTTTCGACAGCAGATCTTTGGGCAATGATGAGAGAGATAGCCCCAGAGAGGTTCGCAAAGCTTGTATCCATTGAGAAACAACTAAATCATACAATTGATACTAAAAGGATCTCACTAGAAGAAAAGGCTAATCTAGGAGGTCTTGATGGCCTTCCAAAAGATAACCGATTAAGTAAGTGGGTGAATATGGCGTTAAGTCATACATTTACCTCAGAGGATTTAATTATGAATAAATGGGAATCACCCGCTGGTGCCTTTAGAGGTAATGTAGGTGGACCCTGTTAA